The following are encoded in a window of Penicillium oxalicum strain HP7-1 chromosome II, whole genome shotgun sequence genomic DNA:
- a CDS encoding Meiotically protein — protein MADTSGITLVDNTVPTQQPLSGSSSRQPSTVGRQSSLTRHLSRTAVSDHLARRKYAKWQPERLGVASDTERSPSREGSRLRRPISTSSSSAPASRRSSQQGNSVAAANTGLPEHDGAGSTHVHTRTTTDEAVQSNDGHGHGQASTTAGHITELSELDILYENQRGWFFFGIPLYSHSSLLNFDPPAWMTQDKRPSAVNITNAQVPDPSWEWAWRTWYVDMSGDVDEQGWQYAFSFTTSKWHGTHPWFHSFVRRRRWVRLRTKALERRHRGQSGFEQAHMLNEDYFTIHSSKARGREQSLAGLSRVGTGFLSRVGTAEEEPQTEEISDIPSLLRAMKQTSIDRERIDALKKFVNDGGEELYYLADKVPQIMTMFLFQASRWQVITYFNKTIYDLHRRISSSTSEDKDKLERKRDSLIRAVEAGKQHVTGPDVLADDQSNAAAQLLDLTPVSRQDSLLSKRAKCTNQPLKVMKMGAIKGIPKEAEVGREHHIY, from the exons ATGGCCGACACGAGCGGCATCACTCTGGTGGACAACACGGTCCCGACGCAACAGCCGCTGAGTGGATCATCTTCGCGACAGCCCTCGACAGTCGGTCGCCAGAGCAGCCTAACAAGGCACCTGAGCCGCACGGCCGTATCTGATCACTTGGCCAGGAGAAAATATGCGAAATGGCAACCGGAAAGGCTAGGGGTGGCGTCCGATACAGAACGTTCTCCGAGCAGAGAAGGGTCTCGATTGCGGCGACCGATCTCGACATCAAGCTCGAGTGCTCCAGCCAGCCGACGCTCTTCACAACAGGGAAATAGTGTCGCTGCTGCAAATACCGGTCTCCCTGAACATGATGGGGCTGGTTCCACTCATGTTCATACGCGGACCACGACTGATGAAGCAGTCCAATCTAATgatggtcatggtcatggtcaagCGTCGACCACAGCCGGCCACATCACAGAGCTTTCTGAGCTCGACATACTCTACGAGAATCAGCGAGGCTGGTTCTTCTTCGGAATCCCACTCTACTCGCATAGCTCGCTCCTCAACTTCGACCCCCCGGCGTGGATGACGCAGGATAAACGTCCGAGCGCCGTGAATATCACCAACGCCCAGGTGCCCGATCCAAGCTGGGAATGGGCATGGCGAACGTGGTATGTCGATATGTCGGGCGACGTTGATGAGCAGGGCTGGCAGTATGCATTCTCATTTACCACCTCCAAGTGGCACGGCACACATCCCTGGTTCCACTCGTTTGTTCGACGACGGCGCTGGGTGCGACTTCGGACAAAGGCGTTGGAGAGACGGCATCGCGGCCAGTCCGGGTTTGAACAAGCGCACATGCTCAATGAGGACTATTTCACAATACACTCCTCCAAAGCGCGTGGTCGAGAGCAAAGTCTCGCGGGGTTGTCGAGAGTGGGAACAGGATTCTTGAGTCGGGTGGGCActgcggaggaggagcctCAAACAGAAGAGATTTCGGACATTCCTAGTCTTCTCCGCGCCATGAAACAGACGTCTATTGATCGGGAGAGGATCGACGCGCTGAAGAAGTTTGTTAACGATGGTGGGGAGGAGCTGTATTACCTGGCTGACAAG GTGCCCCAGATCATGACCATGTTTCTCTTCCAAGCTTCTCGCTGGCAAGTCATCACCTATTTCAACAAGACCATCTACGACCTCCATCGACGAATTTCCAGCTCAACCAGCGAGGACAAGGACAAACTGGAGCGGAAACGAGACAGCCTCATCCGTGCCGTGGAAGCCGGAAAACAGCACGTCACGGGCCCGGACGTCTTGGCCGATGATCAAAGCAATGCGGCCGCGCAACTCCTGGATTTGACCCCCGTCTCGAGGCAGGATAGTCTCTTATCCAAGCGCGCAAAGTGTACCAACCAACCATTGAAAGTCATGAAGATGGGGGCGATCAAAGGGATTCCTAAAGAAGCAGAGGTTGGGAGGGAACATCATATCTATTAA
- a CDS encoding N-alpha-acetyltransferase 30 — MSQSDSSDLRYVRYDSARENEYVAAMRQLISKDLSEPYSIYVYRYFLYQWGDLCFLAMDENDEMVGVVVSKLEPHRGGPLRGYIAMLAVREESRGRGIATRLVRMAIDAMIERDADEVRLLSDIRVRQRGLFGLLTVRYDLQIVLETEITNTAAMKLYERLGFLRSKRLHRYYLNGNSAYRLVLYLREGVGSIRTSYDPYGPPYPMDHPIAPTTEGNGS, encoded by the coding sequence ATGAGTCAAAGTGACTCGTCTGATTTGCGCTACGTGCGGTATGACAGTGCCCGTGAAAATGAATACGTCGCCGCCATGCGTCAATTGATCTCCAAAGATCTGTCGGAACCCTATAGCATCTACGTCTACCGGTATTTTCTCTACCAATGGGGCGATCTCTGTTTTCTTGCTATGGACGAGAACGACGAAATGGTGGGCGTCGTGGTCTCGAAGCTGGAGCCGCATCGTGGAGGTCCACTCCGAGGGTACATTGCTATGCTGGCTGTGCGCGAGGAGTCCCGAGGTCGAGGGATTGCGACCAGGCTAGTACGCATGGCTATTGACGCCATGATTGAGCGCGACGCGGATGAGGTACGTCTTCTGTCCGACATACGAGTGAGGCAGAGGGGTTTGTTCGGATTGCTCACCGTGAGATATGATTTGCAGATTGTCCTCGAGACCGAGATTACCAATACTGCTGCCATGAAGCTCTACGAAAGACTGGGCTTCTTACGCAGTAAACGACTCCACCGTTATTACCTCAACGGCAACTCCGCATACCGCCTTGTCCTCTACCTGCGAGAGGGGGTAGGCTCTATCCGGACCTCATACGACCCGTATGGCCCGCCCTATCCAATGGATCATCCCATTGCTCCGACAACTGAAGGAAACGGCAGTTGA
- a CDS encoding Sec14 cytosolic factor, with product MAAPTEQKLPTDPKYDHYDFPTIAAEPQDGHPGHTTPEQDAKVHQLRTMLEQQGFTERLDTLTLLRFLRARKFDVELAKAMFINCEEWRKKFGTDDLPRTFEYPEKPEVFKFYPQYYHKTDKDGRPVYIEKLGKIDLNAMYKITTAERMLQNLVCEYEKVADPRLPACSRKAGKLLETCCTIMDLKGVGVTSIPSVYGYVRQASEFSQNYYPERLGKLYLINAPWGFSSAFSAVKGFLDPITVKKIHVLGSGYKKELLAQIPAENLPVEFGGTCQCSGGCEFSDMGPWQESEWARTPAWAQPATEKAGAEAVIQNEDPGYVKKDVEGQEGVQTSA from the exons ATGGCGGCCCCTACCGAGCAGAAGCTGCCCACCGATCCCAAGTACGATCACTACGACTTCCCGACCATCGCAGCGGAGCCGCAAGATGGTCACCCTGGCCACACGACCCCCGAACAGGATGCGAAGGTACATCAGCTGCGGACCATGCTCGAGCAGCAAGGTTTCACAGAGCGCTTGGACACTCTGACCCTGTTGCGATTCTTGCGCGCCCGCAAGTTTGACGTTGAACTGGCCAAGGCCAT GTTCATCAACTGTGAGGAGTGGCGCAAGAAGTTTGGCACGGACGACCTGCCTCGCACCTTTGAATACCCCGAAAAGCCCGAGGTCTTCAAGTTCTACCCCCAGTACTATCACAAGACCGACAAG GATGGCCGTCCCGTGTACATTGAGAAGCTCGGCAAGATCGACCTGAATGCGATGTATAAGATCACCACTGCCGAGCGTATGCTGCAGAACCTGGTCTGCGAGTATGAGAAGGTGGCCGACCCTCGCCTCCCCGCCTGCTCTCGCAAGGCCGgcaagctgctcgagacCTGCTGCACCATCATGGACCTCAAGGGGGTCGGTGTCACCAGCATTCCCTCTGTCTACGGCTACGTGCGCCAGGCCTCGGAGTTTTCTCAAAACTACTACCCCGAGCGTCTCGGCAAGTTATACCTGATCAATGCCCCTTGGGGCTTCAGCAGTGCTTTCTCCGCGGTCAAGGGTTTCTTGGACCCCATCACGGTGAAGAAGATTCACGTTCTCGGCTCCGGTTACAAGAAGGAGCTTCTGGCTCAGATTCCCGCCGAGAATCTCCCCGTCGAGTTCGGCGGTACTTGCCAATGCTCCGGTGGCTGTGAGTTCTCCGACATGGGCCCTTGGCAGGAATCCGAATGGGCTCGCACACCTGCGTGGGCCCAGCCTGCAACAGAGAAGGCGGGTGCCGAGGCCGTGATCCAAAATGAGGACCCCGGTTACGTGAAGAAGGATGTCGAGGGTCAGGAGGGGGTTCAGACTAGTGCATAG
- a CDS encoding GTPase-activating protein — translation MSVATMLQPASRMSRASSSSSSSFQPVARQNTMSSHDTRSIRQSKRMSVTALYLSMSAKDRDLEISDDLARAQKYLRELKSKISSQSKKNFVLEKDVRYLDSRIALLIQNRMALEEQNEVASHLDDTADPAEGFFPNDERTQKYGNLLFLLQSEPRHIAHLCRLVSMAEIDSLLQTVMFTIYGNQYESREEHLLLTMFQSVLTYQFDNTPEYSSLLRQNTPVSRMMTTYTRRGPGQSYLKQILAERINSLIELQDVDLEINPLKVYESMVKQIEEETGSLPDYLARSVTAEDAADNEQVQAIIAPRLKMLTDIANGFLTTIIESVDEAPYGIRWICKQIRSLSRRKYPDAQDRTICTLIGGFFFLRFINPAIVTPRSYMLIDAVPTDKPRRTLTLIAKMLQNLANKPSYAKEPYMASLQPFIEENKERVNKFLLDLCEVQDFYESLEMDNYVALSKRDLELQITLNEMYATHALLEKHSLALAQDQNSHLSLLLQELGAAPPQVPRKENRTITVPLFSRWETALDDLTAALDITQEEVFFMEAKSTFVQILRSLPPNSSVARRPLRLDRIAEAAATLKNDAVMVRKGIRTMELLSQLQDMGVIDRSDEFSLLRDEVEQELVHLGSLKHHVLEETRKLEDVFATIRDHNEYLVGQLDTYKSYLHNVRSQSEGKTRKQQKQQELGPKPSRRANIYFMFKSPLPGTFVISLHYKGRARGLLELDLKLDDLLEMQKDNLEDLDLEYVQFNVTKVLTLLNKRFARKKGW, via the exons ATGTCGGTCGCGACCATGCTTCAACCAGCCTCGAGAATGTCTcgagcctcctcttcctcgtcctcctcattTCAGCCCGTCGCCCGACAAAACACCATGTCCTCGCACGACACGCGGTCCATCCGCCAATCCAAGCGGATGTCCGTGACTGCGCTTTACCTTTCCATGTCCGCGAAAGATCGAGACTTGGAGATCTCCGATGACCTAGCCCGAG CCCAGAAATATCTCCGTGAGCTCAAGTCCAAAATTTCGTCAcagtccaagaagaacttCGTCCTGGAGAAGGATGTGCGGTATCTGGATTCGCGCATTGCCCTGCTGATTCAGAATCGCATGGCACTGGAAGAG CAAAATGAAGTCGCCAGTCATCTGGACGATACGGCCGACCCCGCAGAGGGATTCTTTCCCAACGACGAACGAACGCAAAAGTACGGCAACTtgcttttcctcctccagtcCGAACCGCGTCACATTGCACACCTGTGCCGATTGGTCTCCATGGCCGAGATCGATTCACTGCTGCAGACCGTCATGTTCACGATTTATGGAAACCAATACGAGAGTCGCGAAGagcatctccttctcaccaTGTTCCAATCTGTGCTCACCTATCAGTTCGACAATACCCCTGAATACTCCTCTCTGCTGCGCCAGAACACTCCAGTCTCCCGAATGATGACCACGTACACCCGTCGGGGTCCTGGTCAGAGCTACCTGAAACAGATTCTGGCCGAGCGTATCAACTCGTTGATTGAGCTGCAGGATGTCGACTTGGAGATTAATCCTCTCAAAGTGTACGAGAGCATGGTGAAGCAGATCGAAGAAGAGACCGGCTCGCTTCCCGACTACCTGGCTCGCTCGGTGACCGCCGAAGATGCCGCCGACAATGAGCAGGTGCAGGCTATTATTGCGCCTCGCCTGAAGATGTTGACCGATATCGCCAACGGGTTCCTGACAACGATCATCGAATCGGTCGACGAGGCGCCGTACGGGATTCGATGGATTTGTAAACAGATCCGCAGTCTGTCCCGGCGCAAGTATCCGGATGCCCAGGATCGCACCATCTGCACCCTGATCGgaggtttctttttcctgcgTTTTATCAATCCAGCGATCGTCACTCCTCGCTCATACATGTTGATCGATGCTGTGCCCACCGACAAGCCCCGCCGAACCCTGACCCTGATCGCGAAGATGCTGCAAAATCTGGCCAACAAGCCGTCCTACGCCAAGGAGCCGTATATGGCCAGTCTGCAGCCTTTCATCGAGGAGAATAAGGAGCGGGTCAACAAGTTCCTTCTGGACCTGTGCGAAGTCCAAGATTTCTACGAAAGTCTGGAGATGGACAACTACGTGGCTCTCTCGAAGCGCGACCTTGAGCTGCAGATCACGTTGAATGAGATGTACGCTACGCATGCGCTTTTGGAGAAGCATAGcctggctctggctcaggATCAGAATTCTCACCTTTCCTTACTGCTGCAGGAACTGGGCGCGGCGCCGCCCCAGGTTCCCCGCAAGGAGAACCGAACCATTACCGTGCCTCTCTTCAGCCGATGGGAAACTGCTTTGGATGACTTGACGGCCGCATTAGACATCACTCAAGAGGAGGTGTTCTTCATGGAAGCCAAGTCCACTTTTGTTCAGATCCTTCGCTCTCTCCCACCCAATTCTTCCGTGGCTCGTCGTCCTTTGCGCCTTGACCGGATTGCCGAGGCCGCTGCCACGCTTAAGAATGATGCTGTTATGGTGCGAAAGGGAATCCGCACGATGGAACTCCTAAGTCAATTGCAAGACATGGGTGTCATTGATCGCTCCGATGAGTTCAGCTTGCTCCGCGACGAGGTGGAGCAGGAGCTGGTGCACCTGGGCTCTCTCAAGCATCACGTGCTCGAGGAGACCCGCAAATTGGAGGATGTGTTTGCCACGATTCGGGATCACAATGAGTATTTGGTTGGCCAGCTGGACACGTACAAGTCCTACCTGCACAACGTGCGCAGCCAATCCGAGGGTAAAACTCGGAAACAGCAGAAGCAACAAGAGTTGGGACC AAAACCGTCGCGTCGGGCCAACATTTACTTCATGTTCAAGAGCCCGCTCCCTGGGACCTTTGTGATCAGTCTCCACTACAAAG GTCGCGCTCGAGGCTTGCTGGAGCTGGATCTCAAACTGGACGATCTTCTTGAGATGCAAAAGGACAACCTAGAGGATCTCGATTTGGAGTATGTTCAGTTCAACGTCACCAAGGTACTGACCTTGTTGAACAAACGATTTGCACGCAAGAAGGGATGGTAA